Proteins from a genomic interval of Flammeovirgaceae bacterium SG7u.111:
- a CDS encoding DegT/DnrJ/EryC1/StrS family aminotransferase, with the protein MNKKIPFFSLGYMHGQCAEELKNAFERVLGSSSFLLGKELEVFEENFAKYIGTKHCVGVNSGTDALLIALKALELEKGAEVVLPAHTFISSVLAVIHAGLKPVLADVDEKTYNLDNQKIEEFISSKTQVLMSVHLYGQPCQIDKLMQLAKVHKLTIIEDNAQAQGSVYEGQKTGSFGLMSATSFYPSKNIGAMGDAGAITTDSEVLSQKMKVLRNVGMGEKYIHNEVGVNSRMDEIQAAVLKVKLGYLEEWNEERIKIAKSYTEGLGDMEELVLPFTLPKTKHVFHQYVIRTERREELRGYLEKNGIGTLMHYPIPIHLQKACAYLGYKKGDFPVAEKISQTCLSLPIYPGLQEGEQQYIIEKIKTFFKR; encoded by the coding sequence ATGAATAAAAAAATCCCCTTTTTTTCACTTGGCTACATGCACGGGCAATGCGCTGAAGAACTCAAAAATGCTTTTGAAAGGGTGTTGGGATCTTCAAGTTTTTTGTTAGGTAAGGAGCTGGAGGTGTTTGAGGAGAATTTTGCGAAATACATAGGTACGAAGCATTGTGTTGGGGTAAATAGCGGAACGGATGCATTGCTCATCGCCCTTAAAGCTTTGGAACTAGAAAAAGGAGCGGAGGTAGTTCTTCCAGCTCATACCTTTATTTCCAGCGTTCTAGCAGTAATTCATGCAGGGTTGAAACCAGTGCTAGCAGATGTGGACGAAAAAACATATAACCTTGATAATCAAAAAATAGAAGAATTTATCTCTTCAAAAACTCAAGTTCTGATGTCTGTTCATTTGTATGGGCAACCTTGCCAAATAGACAAGTTAATGCAACTTGCCAAGGTTCATAAATTGACTATTATAGAAGATAATGCTCAAGCACAAGGTTCGGTGTACGAAGGGCAAAAAACGGGAAGTTTTGGCTTGATGAGTGCGACCAGTTTTTACCCCTCAAAAAATATTGGTGCGATGGGCGATGCTGGAGCCATTACAACGGATAGCGAAGTTCTTTCCCAAAAAATGAAGGTTTTGAGAAATGTGGGTATGGGCGAGAAATATATCCACAACGAAGTGGGCGTGAATTCTAGAATGGATGAAATTCAGGCTGCCGTGTTAAAAGTAAAGCTGGGCTATTTGGAAGAGTGGAACGAGGAGCGAATAAAAATTGCGAAGAGCTATACCGAAGGCTTAGGCGATATGGAAGAACTTGTACTTCCTTTTACTTTGCCTAAAACCAAGCATGTTTTTCACCAATATGTTATTAGGACGGAAAGGCGGGAGGAATTGAGGGGTTATTTAGAAAAAAATGGAATTGGTACGTTGATGCACTACCCCATTCCCATCCATTTGCAAAAAGCGTGTGCATATTTGGGCTATAAAAAAGGAGATTTCCCCGTTGCCGAGAAAATCTCCCAAACTTGTCTGAGTTTGCCTATTTACCCTGGTTTGCAAGAAGGCGAACAGCAGTATATCATCGAAAAAATAAAGACTTTTTTCAAGCGCTAA
- a CDS encoding UDP-2,3-diacylglucosamine diphosphatase produces MEIKLSPGEKVYFASDFHLGFPTREDSRDREKKIVRWLEAVSHDAKHIFLVGDIFDFWFEYQSVIPKGYIRFQGKIAELVDRGIEISFFTGNHDLWIFDYFTKELGVKVYRKPQTLIINGTKMLLGHGDGLGPGDYSYKLLKVVFENKVCQWLFGFLHPNLGIFVANYWSTTRKKKQMKTGKPFNEENELLWKYAESIEQEEHFDYYIFGHRHLRLDLKVGENSRYINIGEWLTLYTYGVFDGEKMDILTFNEEKTQ; encoded by the coding sequence ATGGAAATAAAGTTATCGCCAGGCGAAAAAGTATATTTTGCTTCAGATTTTCATTTGGGCTTTCCCACAAGGGAAGATAGTCGCGATCGTGAGAAAAAAATAGTTAGATGGCTCGAGGCTGTGTCCCACGATGCCAAGCATATTTTTTTGGTAGGCGATATTTTCGATTTTTGGTTTGAGTACCAAAGCGTGATTCCCAAGGGTTATATCCGTTTTCAAGGGAAAATAGCCGAATTGGTTGACAGGGGCATAGAAATTAGTTTTTTCACGGGTAACCACGACCTCTGGATTTTTGATTATTTCACCAAAGAGCTTGGCGTAAAAGTTTACCGCAAGCCTCAAACGCTAATCATTAATGGAACAAAAATGTTGCTCGGCCATGGTGATGGGCTAGGACCAGGCGATTATTCGTACAAGCTTTTAAAGGTTGTGTTTGAAAACAAGGTTTGCCAATGGTTATTTGGTTTTTTGCATCCCAATCTGGGCATATTTGTGGCAAATTATTGGTCCACTACCCGGAAAAAGAAGCAGATGAAAACAGGGAAGCCCTTCAACGAGGAGAATGAACTGCTTTGGAAATATGCCGAGTCAATAGAACAAGAAGAGCATTTCGACTATTATATATTTGGGCACAGGCACCTCAGGCTTGACCTGAAAGTAGGGGAAAATAGTCGCTATATAAATATAGGCGAATGGTTAACGCTTTATACTTATGGCGTTTTCGATGGTGAAAAAATGGATATATTGACTTTTAATGAAGAAAAAACTCAATAG
- the rplS gene encoding 50S ribosomal protein L19: MSDLIKIVEQEYAEKKQSLPEFHAGDTVNVHVKIREGNKERIQQFQGTVLQIRNKGCNGETFTVRKISNGIAVERIFPMISPNIEKIDIVRKGKVRRARLFYLRGRKGKAAKIKEKRF; encoded by the coding sequence ATGAGTGATTTAATAAAAATAGTAGAGCAGGAGTACGCTGAAAAAAAGCAATCACTTCCTGAATTCCATGCTGGTGATACTGTGAACGTACACGTAAAAATCAGGGAAGGAAACAAAGAACGTATCCAGCAGTTCCAAGGAACTGTTCTTCAGATTAGGAACAAGGGCTGTAACGGTGAGACTTTTACCGTAAGGAAAATTTCTAACGGCATTGCTGTAGAAAGAATTTTTCCTATGATTTCTCCAAATATCGAGAAAATCGATATTGTGAGAAAAGGTAAAGTAAGAAGGGCTAGATTGTTCTACTTAAGAGGAAGAAAAGGAAAAGCAGCAAAAATCAAAGAAAAAAGATTTTAG
- a CDS encoding GAF domain-containing protein has translation MAEDISIPVSADKQAKYESLLPQISALIGLETDLVANLANMSAALQMAFSFLWVGFYLKKENELVLGPFQGPVACTRIAFGKGVCGASYAQKETIVVPDVEAFPGHIACSSASRSEIVVPVIKNGEVAMVLDIDSVELNTFDEVDKKYLEQLAEAIAEKL, from the coding sequence ATGGCTGAAGATATAAGCATTCCCGTATCTGCGGACAAACAAGCGAAATACGAATCATTACTACCACAAATTTCGGCGCTGATAGGTCTCGAAACCGATTTGGTGGCGAACTTGGCTAATATGTCTGCTGCTTTGCAGATGGCTTTTTCATTTTTGTGGGTAGGCTTTTACCTCAAAAAAGAAAACGAACTTGTGCTCGGGCCGTTCCAAGGACCAGTTGCCTGTACCCGAATAGCCTTTGGCAAGGGGGTTTGCGGAGCAAGTTATGCTCAAAAAGAAACGATTGTGGTACCTGATGTGGAGGCTTTTCCTGGACATATTGCTTGTAGTTCGGCATCTAGGTCGGAAATAGTAGTACCTGTCATTAAAAATGGAGAAGTTGCAATGGTGTTGGATATCGATAGCGTAGAGTTAAATACGTTCGATGAAGTAGACAAAAAATACTTGGAGCAATTGGCGGAAGCGATAGCTGAAAAGCTATAA
- a CDS encoding response regulator, with protein sequence MKEKKYNILYVDDEESNLRIFRAAFKQYYNIFLAVNAAEGLEVLQKNEIHLIITDQRMPKMTGVEFLEKVIDDYPDPIRIILTGFSDIEDIIRALNKCSIYRYIVKPWNREEMKLTIDKALEAFQLRRDNSSLVNELKGINNSLEEKIKDRTGELIEANKMMLQAKEKAEHASKAKEIFLSTMSHEIRTPLNAIIGISHLLAKSELTAEQTENVEILEFSAKSLLSLINDILDLSKIEAGKIELEKIEFNLLTLMKGIYKSLAPRADEKKLLFDIELDDELPEVLLGDQVRLGQILNNLLSNAIKFTESGTVTLSAKVQALEDNKATILFSVKDTGIGIQDELREKIFEDFSQASSDTTRKFGGTGLGLSITKRLVTMLGGTIELESIMGQGSEFKCVITFETSAVTEQELNGEDKNLQVRDLKGLKVLVVEDNKFNRTIAKKFLSNWNATIDFAFNGLEAVEKMQADTSYQFILMDIQMPEMDGFQATEAIRQLSGDYYKNLPIIALTASTLPGEREKVLAAGMDDFIMKPFNPDTLYDTIVKFSEGRNGLKPSQGEDSPPSVSVPESPERLQINFERFKKMTENDNAFYMELLDMTVEDYEMFKDDFRGAFLSSDFKAMSELSHKIRPSMIVMGMAWLDEEVISLRQMLKEGKLDHVSVLEKRVFEGLDFALQNLKSEAEVVRKML encoded by the coding sequence ATGAAGGAGAAAAAGTATAACATACTTTATGTTGACGATGAAGAAAGCAACTTGAGGATTTTCAGGGCTGCTTTTAAACAATACTATAATATTTTTTTAGCTGTAAATGCTGCGGAAGGGCTAGAGGTTTTACAAAAAAATGAAATCCACCTGATCATTACCGACCAACGTATGCCCAAAATGACTGGGGTTGAATTTCTGGAAAAGGTGATTGATGATTATCCAGACCCTATTCGAATCATACTAACAGGCTTTAGCGATATAGAAGATATCATCAGGGCATTGAACAAATGTAGTATCTACCGCTACATAGTGAAGCCTTGGAACCGTGAGGAAATGAAGCTCACCATAGATAAAGCCTTGGAAGCTTTCCAGCTCAGAAGGGACAATTCGAGCCTTGTGAATGAGCTAAAGGGCATCAACAATAGCCTAGAAGAAAAAATAAAAGACCGGACAGGTGAGCTGATTGAGGCTAACAAAATGATGCTTCAGGCTAAGGAAAAAGCAGAACATGCCTCAAAGGCAAAGGAAATATTCCTCTCTACCATGAGCCACGAGATTCGTACTCCTCTCAACGCTATTATTGGTATTTCCCACCTTTTGGCAAAATCTGAGCTTACCGCCGAGCAAACGGAAAACGTGGAAATATTAGAGTTTTCTGCTAAAAGCCTTTTATCGCTCATCAATGATATTCTTGACCTTTCAAAAATTGAAGCTGGTAAAATAGAACTAGAAAAAATAGAGTTCAATTTGCTCACGCTCATGAAAGGAATTTATAAAAGCCTTGCTCCTAGAGCCGATGAGAAAAAACTCCTTTTTGATATTGAACTTGATGATGAACTCCCTGAAGTATTGCTTGGCGACCAAGTGCGCTTAGGGCAAATCCTCAACAACCTTTTGAGCAATGCTATCAAGTTTACCGAAAGTGGAACAGTTACTTTATCGGCAAAAGTTCAGGCTTTAGAGGACAACAAGGCAACAATTCTTTTTTCGGTAAAAGATACAGGTATTGGAATCCAAGATGAGTTGAGAGAAAAAATATTCGAAGACTTTTCCCAAGCAAGTTCGGACACCACCCGCAAATTTGGCGGCACAGGTCTGGGGCTCTCCATTACCAAAAGACTGGTAACCATGCTGGGCGGCACCATTGAGCTGGAAAGCATTATGGGACAAGGGTCTGAGTTCAAATGTGTGATAACTTTTGAAACCAGTGCTGTTACCGAACAAGAGTTAAATGGCGAAGACAAAAACCTGCAGGTGAGAGACCTTAAAGGCCTTAAAGTGCTTGTGGTAGAAGACAACAAATTCAACCGAACCATTGCCAAAAAATTCTTATCCAACTGGAATGCTACTATCGACTTTGCCTTCAATGGGCTAGAAGCGGTTGAAAAAATGCAGGCGGATACTTCTTATCAATTCATTTTGATGGATATTCAGATGCCTGAAATGGATGGTTTCCAAGCTACTGAAGCTATTAGGCAACTAAGCGGGGATTACTACAAAAACCTTCCTATCATCGCCCTTACAGCATCTACATTGCCTGGAGAGCGAGAAAAAGTACTTGCCGCAGGAATGGACGATTTCATCATGAAGCCTTTCAACCCAGATACATTGTACGATACCATCGTCAAATTCTCGGAAGGAAGAAATGGACTGAAGCCTTCTCAAGGAGAAGATTCTCCACCTTCCGTATCTGTACCAGAAAGCCCGGAAAGATTACAGATCAACTTCGAGCGCTTCAAAAAAATGACGGAAAACGACAATGCTTTCTATATGGAACTGCTAGACATGACCGTAGAAGACTATGAAATGTTCAAAGACGATTTCCGTGGAGCTTTTCTTTCTTCAGACTTTAAAGCGATGAGCGAACTGTCTCATAAGATTAGACCCAGTATGATCGTAATGGGCATGGCTTGGCTCGATGAAGAAGTAATAAGTCTTCGTCAAATGCTAAAAGAAGGAAAACTTGACCATGTAAGCGTACTTGAAAAAAGAGTATTCGAAGGTCTTGACTTTGCTTTGCAAAACCTGAAATCAGAAGCAGAAGTCGTGAGAAAAATGCTTTAA
- a CDS encoding ribulokinase, with product MSSNNYVIGVDYGSDSVRSVVIDAVNGNEITAAVQYYSRWAEGKYCVPAQNQFRQHPLDYVEGLEKTITKALAEAGNEVRKNIRGITVDTTGSTPVAVDKTGTPLALTPGFEENPNAMFVLWKDHTSVKEAAEINELAHSWGGVDYTQYVGGVYSSEWFWAKLLHIIREDESVREAAYSWVEHCDWLPFLLVGGEDVTQMKRSRCSAGHKAMWHKEYEGLPSEEFLVKLDPLLAGLRDRLYKDTYTSDVPAGNLSTGWAEKLGLSTDVVVGVGAFDAHMGAVGGQIEPYYLSKVMGTSTCDILIAPTKETGDKLVKGICGQVDGSVVPNMMGLEAGQSAFGDVYAWFKRVLAFPVTEILGNTTLVDEKTKNALINEVLDGIIPNLSKAASEIPLEESSIIALDWMNGRRTPDTNQLLKGAVLGLNLGSDAPRIFRALVEATCFGAKLIVDRFINEGVRIEGLIGLGGVAKKSPFVMQTMADIMDMPIKIAKSDQTCALGAAMFAATVAGLYPTVGEASKAIGGGFDAEYTPNQANVEKYKELYAKYQAYGEVIENQIMKDSL from the coding sequence ATGAGCAGCAATAATTATGTAATCGGCGTAGACTATGGCTCCGATTCTGTCAGGTCAGTCGTAATAGATGCGGTAAATGGAAATGAAATAACCGCAGCGGTACAGTATTACAGTCGCTGGGCAGAGGGAAAATACTGTGTTCCTGCCCAAAACCAATTTAGGCAGCATCCCTTAGATTATGTAGAAGGATTAGAGAAAACAATAACCAAGGCTTTGGCAGAAGCTGGAAATGAAGTAAGAAAAAATATCAGAGGCATTACCGTAGATACCACAGGCTCAACCCCCGTGGCCGTAGACAAAACAGGAACTCCTTTAGCACTTACTCCCGGATTTGAGGAAAACCCAAATGCCATGTTCGTACTTTGGAAAGACCACACCTCAGTAAAAGAAGCGGCTGAAATAAATGAACTTGCCCACTCATGGGGTGGAGTGGATTACACCCAGTATGTTGGTGGAGTTTATTCTTCGGAATGGTTTTGGGCCAAATTGCTCCATATAATCAGGGAAGACGAATCGGTAAGAGAAGCTGCTTATTCTTGGGTTGAACACTGCGACTGGCTTCCCTTTTTACTAGTTGGGGGAGAAGATGTTACCCAAATGAAACGAAGCAGGTGCTCTGCTGGACACAAGGCTATGTGGCACAAAGAATACGAAGGGCTGCCTTCCGAAGAGTTTTTAGTCAAACTCGACCCGCTTTTGGCAGGATTGAGAGATCGCTTATACAAAGACACCTACACCTCCGATGTGCCAGCAGGCAACTTGTCGACTGGTTGGGCAGAAAAGCTTGGACTTTCTACGGATGTAGTGGTAGGCGTGGGAGCATTCGATGCGCATATGGGTGCCGTTGGGGGGCAAATTGAACCTTATTACCTTAGTAAAGTAATGGGTACTTCTACTTGTGATATTTTGATAGCTCCTACCAAAGAAACTGGTGATAAGCTTGTGAAAGGAATTTGTGGACAAGTTGATGGATCTGTTGTTCCGAACATGATGGGCTTAGAAGCTGGTCAGTCAGCTTTTGGCGATGTATATGCTTGGTTCAAAAGAGTATTGGCTTTCCCTGTTACTGAAATTTTAGGAAACACAACTTTAGTTGACGAGAAAACTAAAAATGCCCTAATAAACGAAGTATTGGACGGAATTATCCCGAACCTTTCCAAAGCTGCTTCAGAAATTCCTTTGGAAGAATCTAGCATTATAGCGCTTGACTGGATGAACGGAAGAAGAACTCCAGATACAAACCAACTCCTCAAAGGAGCAGTTTTAGGCTTGAACTTAGGAAGCGATGCACCTCGAATATTCCGCGCATTAGTAGAAGCGACATGCTTTGGTGCAAAGCTGATTGTAGATAGATTCATCAATGAAGGTGTAAGAATTGAAGGCTTGATAGGACTCGGTGGTGTAGCCAAAAAATCTCCATTTGTAATGCAGACCATGGCAGATATCATGGATATGCCGATCAAGATAGCCAAATCTGACCAGACTTGTGCCTTAGGCGCAGCTATGTTTGCCGCTACCGTTGCAGGATTGTACCCAACTGTAGGCGAAGCATCCAAAGCAATTGGCGGCGGGTTCGATGCCGAATATACCCCAAACCAAGCTAACGTAGAGAAATACAAAGAGCTTTATGCAAAGTACCAAGCATATGGCGAGGTAATAGAAAATCAAATCATGAAAGATAGCTTATAA
- a CDS encoding L-ribulose-5-phosphate 4-epimerase: protein MSSYLDIKKEAYEANMQLPELGLVLFTFGNASAVDREKGVFAIKPSGVDYEKLKVEDMVIVDFDNNILEGEMRPSSDTKTHAVLYKHWENVGGIVHTHSTYATGWAQSQLDIPIFGTTHADHLAADIPCAPPMSDEMIKGNYEHETGFQIMGAFKKRGISYEEVEMVLVANHAPFTWGKSVKKAVYNSAVLEEVAKMALITRQVNPNAPKLKDALIKKHYERKHGDKSYYGQC, encoded by the coding sequence ATGAGTTCATATTTAGATATAAAAAAAGAAGCTTACGAAGCTAATATGCAGCTCCCAGAGCTAGGGCTCGTACTTTTTACTTTTGGAAACGCTAGTGCTGTAGATAGAGAAAAAGGCGTTTTTGCAATCAAACCAAGTGGTGTTGATTACGAAAAACTGAAAGTTGAGGATATGGTGATTGTTGATTTTGACAACAACATTCTTGAAGGAGAAATGAGACCCTCTTCTGATACAAAAACCCATGCGGTACTTTACAAGCACTGGGAAAATGTTGGTGGAATTGTGCACACTCACTCTACATACGCAACCGGCTGGGCACAATCTCAGCTTGACATCCCAATTTTTGGTACTACCCATGCTGACCATTTGGCTGCGGATATCCCATGCGCACCTCCTATGTCAGACGAAATGATCAAAGGAAATTATGAACACGAAACAGGTTTCCAAATTATGGGCGCCTTCAAAAAACGTGGAATTTCTTACGAAGAAGTAGAGATGGTACTTGTTGCCAACCATGCTCCATTCACTTGGGGGAAATCGGTTAAAAAAGCTGTGTACAACAGCGCAGTTTTAGAGGAAGTTGCCAAAATGGCCTTGATCACTCGCCAAGTGAACCCCAATGCCCCGAAATTAAAAGACGCACTCATCAAAAAACACTACGAAAGGAAGCATGGCGACAAATCCTACTATGGGCAATGTTAG
- a CDS encoding NUDIX domain-containing protein: MSNLYSEHSQHLIALDNIIFGFDGQELKMLMIKRGFEPEKDNWSLMGGFLKQDESLDDAAERILEELTGLTGVYMEQLFAYGDVNRDPIARTVSVAYYALIKVDSYNKELAKLHGAKWFTVTQHPSLIFDHEDMVEKALGRLRRRTRTEPIGFELLPEKFTIPQLRSLYEAINQTEYDPRNFSKKLHSMKLLTKLDEKDKSTSRKGAYLYKFDKNRYEELKASGFNFGL, from the coding sequence ATGAGTAATTTATACAGCGAACACTCTCAACATTTAATTGCACTTGACAATATTATTTTTGGTTTTGACGGTCAGGAGCTTAAGATGCTCATGATCAAAAGAGGTTTTGAACCAGAAAAAGATAATTGGTCGCTCATGGGTGGGTTTTTGAAACAAGATGAGAGCCTTGACGATGCAGCAGAAAGAATATTAGAAGAATTAACGGGGCTGACTGGTGTGTATATGGAACAGCTTTTTGCCTATGGTGACGTGAACCGAGACCCAATAGCGAGAACTGTTTCAGTTGCGTATTATGCACTAATCAAAGTAGATAGCTACAACAAAGAGTTGGCCAAGCTGCATGGGGCCAAGTGGTTCACTGTAACCCAACACCCCAGCTTGATTTTTGATCATGAAGATATGGTGGAAAAAGCTCTTGGAAGGTTGAGGAGGAGAACTCGAACCGAGCCGATTGGTTTTGAATTGCTTCCTGAGAAGTTTACCATTCCCCAGCTTCGTAGCCTTTACGAAGCAATAAACCAAACGGAGTATGATCCGAGGAACTTTAGCAAAAAGCTCCACTCAATGAAATTGTTGACAAAATTAGATGAGAAAGATAAAAGTACCTCTAGAAAGGGTGCTTACTTGTATAAGTTTGATAAGAATAGGTACGAAGAATTGAAAGCATCGGGCTTCAATTTTGGGTTGTAA
- a CDS encoding glycosyltransferase produces the protein MEEKKIKILRVIARLNIGGPAIHTVLLTSALNNDNFSTKLVAGNISSNEGDMSYLADQKQVSVQYIPHLQREISPAKDFKTALSLWKIIKDYRPNIIHTHTAKAGLVGRACALLFNMVYRTDIKVVHTFHGHVFHSYFSPLKTKFFILLERALAEFSDLIITITPKQQEEILSLKVGKRLKNKVIPLGLDLDKFYYFNKNSNFIYQQFRIDPSKKLIGIVARFVPIKNITLFLKIARSLLNKRDDIHFVLVGDGEERELLESSCKKLNIEEHVTFTGFVNDLPKIYADFYLTLLTSNNEGSPVSIIESMTSGTPVVASNVGGVPDLYKEEAKWMLCEPDKVDDFVKATEKLLDHPELANEIGELHKHDTYNKYSFYRLVNDLTLEYNKLVS, from the coding sequence TTGGAGGAAAAAAAAATTAAAATATTACGGGTAATAGCCAGATTGAACATTGGAGGACCTGCAATCCACACCGTTTTATTGACTTCGGCACTGAACAACGACAACTTTTCTACAAAGCTTGTTGCAGGAAATATTTCATCTAACGAAGGTGACATGAGCTATTTAGCCGACCAAAAACAGGTATCGGTGCAATACATTCCACATTTGCAAAGGGAAATATCTCCTGCAAAAGATTTCAAAACAGCTTTGAGCTTGTGGAAAATAATAAAAGACTACCGTCCAAACATCATCCACACACATACGGCCAAGGCGGGATTGGTCGGCAGAGCCTGCGCCTTATTATTCAATATGGTGTACCGAACCGACATCAAAGTGGTGCATACATTCCACGGCCATGTGTTTCACAGCTATTTCTCGCCCCTAAAAACAAAGTTTTTTATCCTTTTGGAAAGGGCACTTGCCGAATTTTCCGATTTAATAATCACGATTACGCCAAAACAACAGGAGGAAATATTATCTTTGAAAGTAGGGAAAAGACTTAAAAATAAAGTGATTCCTCTTGGATTAGATTTAGATAAATTTTATTATTTTAATAAAAACAGTAATTTTATCTACCAGCAATTTAGAATAGACCCATCAAAAAAACTTATCGGAATTGTAGCCAGATTTGTTCCTATCAAAAATATCACACTGTTTCTCAAAATAGCAAGAAGTTTGCTCAATAAGAGAGATGATATCCATTTTGTGTTAGTTGGAGACGGAGAGGAAAGAGAATTATTAGAATCTAGTTGTAAAAAATTAAATATAGAGGAGCACGTTACCTTTACAGGTTTTGTGAATGACCTCCCGAAAATTTATGCCGATTTCTATTTAACCTTGCTTACATCTAACAATGAAGGTTCGCCAGTATCTATAATCGAGTCGATGACTAGCGGAACTCCTGTAGTAGCAAGTAATGTAGGAGGGGTGCCAGACTTATACAAAGAAGAAGCAAAATGGATGCTTTGCGAACCCGACAAAGTTGATGATTTTGTAAAAGCTACCGAAAAGCTTCTGGATCACCCTGAATTAGCAAATGAAATTGGCGAACTTCACAAACACGATACCTACAATAAATATAGTTTTTATAGACTCGTAAATGATTTAACCTTAGAATACAACAAGTTAGTATCATGA
- a CDS encoding MraY family glycosyltransferase encodes MSQYLLLTGGITGFITAFFLTNIVTKTSNINNIVDKPRADRFHTKTTALLGGVAVNFSFLLTLFFFEAIPMVWLISLICCLFVNVFFLFKRKAIEFVLSAVFTICLSLIMLWFMDGIFPEKKFLWLIATSQIIFLVGAFDDAIKPVFASSKFAFQLLAALLLSLEIDPLDFIPSPFNHVFTIFWIVGISNAFNLIDNMNGLSSGVAAISAICFSIFNFYTGQVFLGSLALMLAAVLFGFIPHNYPKAKIFMGDSGSLLLGFLLAGFSLFGSWENLTTFDVAALLPICVLAYPIFDVAFVSITRTKEGRPVYIGGKDHTSHLLVKTGLRPWVAVFCIYILASITGSIALLLANLSLPYAITTMFIVVTFLSAFGYTLRKIVQVSQRKVKLRQIRAERKQRMRAEATGTF; translated from the coding sequence ATGAGCCAATACCTACTCTTAACCGGAGGAATTACAGGATTTATTACTGCTTTTTTCCTCACGAACATTGTAACCAAAACCTCTAACATCAACAATATTGTTGACAAACCACGGGCGGACCGGTTTCACACCAAAACCACAGCTTTGCTTGGAGGGGTTGCGGTGAACTTTAGTTTTCTGCTCACCCTCTTCTTTTTTGAGGCGATACCAATGGTGTGGCTAATCTCATTAATCTGTTGCTTATTTGTCAATGTGTTTTTCCTATTCAAAAGAAAAGCCATTGAATTTGTATTAAGCGCAGTATTTACCATATGCCTCTCACTAATCATGCTTTGGTTCATGGATGGTATTTTTCCTGAGAAAAAGTTTTTATGGTTAATAGCTACTTCACAAATCATATTTTTGGTAGGGGCTTTTGATGATGCTATAAAGCCTGTTTTTGCCTCCAGCAAGTTCGCTTTTCAGCTTTTAGCAGCACTTTTGCTTAGCTTGGAAATCGACCCTTTGGACTTTATCCCTTCTCCTTTCAACCATGTTTTCACTATTTTCTGGATTGTAGGCATCTCTAATGCTTTCAATCTGATTGATAACATGAATGGATTGTCCTCTGGTGTAGCAGCTATTTCCGCCATTTGCTTCTCAATTTTCAACTTTTATACAGGGCAAGTTTTTCTAGGAAGCCTAGCTCTTATGCTCGCAGCAGTACTTTTTGGATTTATTCCCCACAACTACCCTAAGGCAAAAATATTCATGGGCGACTCGGGTAGTTTGCTTTTAGGTTTTTTACTTGCAGGGTTTTCACTGTTCGGAAGCTGGGAAAACCTTACTACTTTTGATGTAGCAGCCTTACTTCCTATCTGCGTATTAGCCTATCCTATTTTCGATGTTGCATTTGTGAGTATTACCCGAACTAAAGAAGGGAGACCTGTTTATATCGGCGGCAAAGACCACACTTCTCACCTGCTGGTAAAAACTGGGCTAAGACCATGGGTAGCTGTTTTCTGCATCTATATCCTTGCGTCTATTACAGGATCTATTGCATTGCTTCTCGCTAATTTATCTTTGCCTTATGCCATCACCACCATGTTCATCGTGGTAACCTTCCTATCTGCCTTTGGGTATACCCTCAGGAAGATAGTACAAGTAAGCCAACGAAAAGTAAAACTTAGGCAGATTCGAGCTGAAAGAAAACAAAGAATGAGAGCAGAGGCAACGGGTACTTTTTAA